A window of Campylobacter cuniculorum DSM 23162 = LMG 24588 contains these coding sequences:
- a CDS encoding dTDP-4-dehydrorhamnose 3,5-epimerase family protein, protein MAIEFEICESKLLKGVYIIKPNKFKDLRGEIYTAFTSEVIDKLLPKPLKFIHDKFIHSKQHVIRGIHGDTKTYKLATCVYGEVEQVVVDCDKNSPTYLQWEKWTINADNQLIIFVPAGFGNAHCVLSKEAVYYYKCAYLGAYVDAEEQFTYAWNDERIGINWATQNPILSERDKLN, encoded by the coding sequence ATGGCGATAGAATTTGAGATTTGCGAATCAAAGCTCTTAAAGGGCGTTTATATCATAAAACCTAATAAATTCAAAGATTTAAGAGGTGAAATTTATACCGCTTTCACAAGTGAGGTCATAGACAAACTTTTGCCAAAGCCTTTAAAATTTATCCACGATAAATTCATTCATTCCAAACAACATGTCATTCGCGGAATCCACGGCGATACAAAGACTTATAAACTTGCAACTTGCGTCTATGGTGAGGTAGAGCAAGTGGTTGTGGATTGTGATAAAAACTCTCCAACTTATCTTCAATGGGAAAAATGGACAATCAACGCAGACAATCAACTCATCATCTTTGTCCCTGCAGGTTTTGGAAATGCCCATTGTGTTTTAAGTAAAGAAGCGGTGTATTATTATAAATGTGCCTATCTTGGTGCGTATGTTGATGCAGAGGAGCAATTCACTTATGCGTGGAATGATGAGAGAATCGGCATTAATTGGGCAACGCAAAATCCTATCCTTTCAGAAAGAGATAAATTGAATTAA